The Syngnathus typhle isolate RoL2023-S1 ecotype Sweden linkage group LG6, RoL_Styp_1.0, whole genome shotgun sequence genome has a window encoding:
- the pgr gene encoding progesterone receptor, protein MEKVHGKILDSVGDIIDFNDMKLPDDDGYAAAAVPPSQGDGLVFRDCANLLDAPPPDEQQQPPPQQEGTPYERGNDFLKWQHYVKDDVEQVGSNVSKFIKDEQEASVIMETPCPAFDALDGCAQDGRKQPHFSFEEPECARFAPVGPRPAQEASPNFLVHMNPAEQMGQHGQAKADPRGGFARKGAALHLDAGTPSPAHLAVYKSEVGRWQVPAVGPGETQFWCQPAGVTQDPFGYNGMHSQAVAQRNHTPFNAFASMPPQRSCVICADEASGCHYGVLTCGSCKVFFKRAVEGHHSYLCAGRNDCIVDKIRRKNCPACRLRKCYQAGMMLGGRKLKRFGGLKALGLSHSVMFPPHLSMSGDSQALSAMAGVPGIQEIQFSQHIIAILENIEPEVVFSGYEGAQTDVSHALLNSLNNLCEKQLLWIVKWSKSLPGFRNLHITDQMTLIQYSWMNLMVFSLGWRSFQNVTREYIYFAPDLVLSLEQMRRSPIYDLCLAIQFIPQEFANLQVTREEFLCMKAILLLNTVPLEGLKSQGAFEEMRQNYIRELTKAIHGKEKGMMASSQRFYHLTKLMDAMHEIVKKVNLFCLSTFIQADAMKVEFPEMMTEVIASQMPKVLAGMVRPLLFHPK, encoded by the exons TCCTCCGCCAGATGAGCAGCAGCAACCGCCGCCGCAGCAGGAGGGGACTCCGTACGAGCGtggaaatgactttttaaagTGGCAGCACTATGTCAAAGATGACGTTGAGCAGGTTGGTTCGAACGTGTCCAAGTTCATCAAGGACGAGCAAGAAGCGTCCGTCATTATGGAGACGCCGTGCCCGGCCTTCGACGCGCTGGACGGATGCGCCCAAGACGGCCGCAAGCAGCCCCACTTTAGCTTCGAAGAGCCGGAGTGCGCGCGTTTCGCCCCGGTGGGTCCCCGGCCGGCGCAGGAAGCTTCGCCCAACTTCCTGGTGCACATGAACCCGGCGGAGCAGATGGGCCAGCATGGCCAGGCGAAGGCTGACCCCCGCGGAGGCTTCGCCCGGAAAGGCGCAGCGCTCCACTTGGATGCCGGCACGCCCTCGCCGGCTCACCTGGCCGTGTACAAGAGCGAGGTGGGCCGCTGGCAGGTACCCGCCGTGGGGCCCGGGGAGACGCAGTTCTGGTGCCAACCGGCCGGGGTGACGCAGGACCCGTTCGGCTACAATGGGATGCACAGCCAGGCCGTGGCCCAGCGGAACCATACGCCTTTCAACGCCTTTGCCAG CATGCCCCCTCAGAGGTCTTGCGTGATCTGTGCCGACGAGGCCTCCGGGTGCCACTACGGAGTTCTAACCTGCGGCAGTTGCAAGGTCTTTTTCAAAAGAGCAGTGGAAG GTCATCACAGCTACCTGTGTGCCGGGCGCAATGACTGCATTGTGGACAAGATCCGGAGAAAAAACTGCCCGGCATGTCGCCTGAGGAAGTGCTATCAAGCGGGAATGATGCTTGGAG GCAGGAAGTTGAAGCGTTTCGGAGGCCTCAAGGCGCTGGGCTTGTCTCACTCGGTCATGTTCCCGCCGCACTTGTCCATGTCGGGTGACAGCCAGGCCCTGAGCGCCATGGCGGGCGTGCCGGGCATTCAAGAGATTCAGTTCTCTCAGCACATCATCGCCATCTTGGAGAACATCGAACCCGAGGTGGTGTTTTCGGGCTACGAAGGCGCGCAGACCGACGTCTCGCACGCGCTGCTCAACAGCCTCAACAATCTGTGCGAGAAGCAACTGCTGTGGATCGTCAAGTGGTCCAAGTCTTTGCCAG GCTTTCGTAATCTTCACATCACCGACCAGATGACGCTCATCCAGTACTCGTGGATGAACCTGATGGTGTTTTCTCTCGGCTGGCGCTCCTTTCAAAACGTCACCAGGGAATATATATACTTTGCGCCTGACCTCGTGTTAAGTCT GGAACAAATGAGGAGATCTCCCATTTACGACCTGTGCCTGGCCATCCAGTTCATCCCGCAGGAGTTTGCCAACCTTCAAGTGACCCGCGAGGAGTTCCTCTGCATGAAGGCCATCCTCTTGCTCAACactg TGCCTCTGGAGGGTCTGAAAAGCCAGGGGGCCTTCGAGGAGATGCGTCAGAATTACATCCGCGAGCTGACCAAGGCCATCCATGGGAAGGAGAAGGGCATGATGGCCAGTTCTCAGCGTTTCTACCACCTCACCAAGCTCATGGACGCCATGCACGAA ATAGTGAAGAAGGTCAACCTGTTCTGCCTGAGCACGTTCATCCAGGCCGACGCCATGAAGGTGGAGTTTCCCGAGATGATGACCGAGGTGATCGCCTCGCAGATGCCCAAGGTCCTGGCGGGCATGGTGAGGCCGCTGCTCTTCCACCCCAAGTGA